Proteins found in one Lepeophtheirus salmonis chromosome 9, UVic_Lsal_1.4, whole genome shotgun sequence genomic segment:
- the APP-BP1 gene encoding NEDD8-activating enzyme E1 regulatory subunit yields the protein MTSTPSPGGCPPCSPAQSEKARRYDRQLRLWGDHGQILLEKSHVCLLHANATGTEILKSLVLPGVGAFTIVDDKKVSGEDLGNNFFLEESDLDQNRGEVAARLLLELNPEVRGDCVDDCPEQILRAEPNFFLGFNIVIACEVREDTLKTISKMLWIEGIPLITVRTYGFISYIRLQIKEHTIVEAHPDNIIEDLCLDMPFPALKEFFDSQDLSKMNKKEHAHTPYVVILFKALQIWMQNQNTNKLPHNYKERNVVKGILNQLRLTNDEGIPEHEENFDEALKATNTALHNNQLSSHVIGMFKNECCDKLTSDSTDFWIICRSIRDFVQLPDNGRLPVRGIIPDMFSDTERYVTLQNIYKEKAKADANLVYKFVQEHLESVGRQSDSISETTVRLFCRNSFDLRVIRSNCSISDEYDKYESSELKTILENNSESDLVYYFILRGVDKFYTEFSSYPGSIEYLLESDISKLKNCVSKVLSDYGLSGLLGGVVKDEYIHEITRYGASEPHVMAAFIGGCAAQEVIKLLTRQYVPINNLFLYNAMKSESLTAHI from the exons atgaCATCCACTCCTTCTCCTGGAGGTTGTCCTCCCTGTTCTCCAGCTCAAAGTGAGAAAGCACGTCGTTATGATCGTCAACTTCGACTCTGGGGAGATCATGGTCAAATACTATTAGAAAAATCTCACGTTTGTCTTCTTCATGCTAATGCCACTGGAACGGAAATCCTAAAATCCCTTGTCCTTCCCGGTGTTGGAGCTTTCACAATTGTGGATGACAAAAAGGTCTCTGGGGAGGACCTGGGAAACAACTTTTTCCTTGAAGAAA gtGATTTAGACCAGAATCGAGGAGAAGTCGCGGCTCGCCTTTTACTAGAGCTGAATCCTGAAGTAAGAGGGGACTGCGTGGATGACTGTCCAGAGCAAATCCTTAGAGCAGAGCCTAACTTTTTCCTTGGCTTTAACATTGTTATAGCCTGTGAAGTCAGGGAAGATACACTCAAAACCATCTCGAAAATGCTTTGGATCGAAGGGATCCCTCTCATTACTGTCAGAACCTATGGTTTTATCTCTTATATACGACTTCAA ataaaagaaCACACAATAGTGGAGGCCCATCCAGACAATATCATCGAAGATCTATGTCTTGATATGCCTTTTCCGGCACTAAAAGAATTTTTTGACTCCCAAGATTTgtccaaaatgaataaaaaggagCATGCTCATACTCCTTACGTTGTGATACTCTTTAAAGCCCTTCAAATTTGGATGCAAAATCAAAATACGAACAAACTTCCACATAACTACAAGGAAAGGAATGTTGTTAAGGGTATACTGAACCAAT TGCGACTAACCAATGACGAAGGAATCCCTGAGCACGAAGAAAATTTTGATGAGGCCCTTAAAGCCACAAATACAGCTCTTCACAATAATCAATTATCATCTCATGTAATTGGAATGTTTAAGAATGAATGCTGTGACAAACTAACATCAGACTCCACTGACTTTTGGATTATTTGTCGCTCTATCCGGGACTTTGTTCAATTACCTGATAATGGGCGTCTTCCTGTGCGTGGAATAATTCCTGATATGTTCTCAGATACTGAGCGCTACGTTACTCTTCAAAATATCTATAAGGAAAAGGCCAAAGCGGATGCAAACCTTGTCTATAAGTTTGTTCAGGAACATTTGGAGTCTGTCGGGAGACAAAgt GACAGCATTAGTGAGACGACGGTTCGCCTTTTTTGTAGGAATTCCTTTGATCTTCGAGTTATTCGTAGTAATTGCTCCATATCGGATGAATACGACAAATATGAATCCTCTGAGCTTAAaactattttggaaaataactcCGAGTCAGACCTTGTTTACTATTTCATTTTGAGAGGAGTGGATAAATTCTATACAGAGTTCTCCTCCTATCCAGGATCCATTGAATACCTATTAGAGAGTGACATATCAAAGTTAAAGAATTGTGTATCCAAAGTTCTAAGCGACTATGGTCTAAGTGGGCTTTTGGGAGGGGTGGTTAAAGACGAATATATCCATGAAATCACTCGCTATGGAGCCTCAGAGCCCCATGTAATGGCTGCTTTCATTGGTGGGTGTGCGGCGCAAGAAGTTATCAAACTCCTAACCAGGCAATATGTTCCAATTAATAATCTATTCTTGTATAATGCCATGAAGTCAGAATCACTAACGGCTCATATTTAG
- the LOC121123976 gene encoding uncharacterized protein — translation MSHEGSVTKAKAESSSSSEEEEEILGSEALKKKGKKSRNPKIYSCPTCCRSFTTKGNLEFHVNSIHLRITAYECNICSKVFAQAGNLKTHLENVHAKVRRFPCLFCSKAFSQKTALQNHHFNVHIQMHQQQSQQQPQQQRLAQQHSQQQTFHPPAQIEIVQNPLLMDPNAIQHLVQASNIGGIIGGGKPKRKNFIPLQTISETDLLRQGVQVIQAPQHVTVTALDGTPGGTPLDLGVYHQPLQSQSMASKGSKKKKHACTLCDKAFAQIINLRTHVATVHEGKKNYPCPECDKNFTQKGNLKAHITTIHQKMKNFQCVYCHKLFSQKGNMKTHIKNTHS, via the coding sequence ATGAGCCATGAGGGATCAGTGACAAAAGCCAAAGCAGAGTCATCATCATCGTCCGAAGAAGAGGAAGAGATTCTTGGTTCCGAAGCCCTAAAAAAGAAGGGTAAGAAGAGTCGTAACCCCAAGATCTACTCCTGCCCGACCTGTTGCCGATCCTTCACGACCAAAGGGAATCTCGAGTTCCACGTGAACTCCATTCACTTGCGTATCACCGCCTACGAATGCAACATTTGTTCCAAGGTCTTTGCTCAGGCCGGAAACCTTAAGACACATTTGGAAAACGTTCACGCCAAAGTCCGTCGATTCCCTTGCCTCTTCTGCTCCAAGGCATTCAGTCAAAAAACAGCCCTTCAAAACCATCACTTCAACGTCCACATTCAAATGCATCAACAGCAATCCCAACAGCAACCCCAGCAGCAGCGGCTTGCCCAACAACATTCTCAGCAACAGACCTTTCACCCCCCTGCACAAATAGAAATAGTCCAAAACCCACTCCTCATGGATCCCAACGCCATTCAACACCTTGTGCAAGCATCCAATATAGGAGGCATAATCGGAGGAGGAAAGcccaaaagaaaaaactttattccTCTTCAAACCATCTCCGAAACAGATCTTCTGAGGCAGGGGGTTCAAGTCATTCAAGCGCCACAGCATGTAACTGTTACAGCATTGGATGGCACTCCGGGAGGAACCCCTCTGGACCTCGGCGTCTACCATCAACCCCTACAATCTCAATCAATGGCTTCCAAAGGctctaagaaaaagaaacatgcTTGTACGCTTTGTGACAAGGCATTTGCCCAAATCATCAATCTGAGAACCCATGTTGCCACGGTTCAcgaagggaaaaaaaattatccttgtCCCGAGTGCGATAAAAACTTTACACAAAAGGGCAATCTCAAGGCTCATATCACAACCatacatcaaaaaatgaaaaatttccaGTGTGTCTACTGTCATAAACTCTTTTCtcaaaaaggaaatatgaagACCCATATAAAAAACACGCATTCGTAA
- the LOC121124569 gene encoding uncharacterized protein, with product MKTSCLSLCFLLLIMFHICLTLNPKCPHCRMRRNRMTIARPNEGTSREHVRPFAKSLHRRKKRLNPYRRQRITPKEDEEDGYVITAVILDEEDKEVKHKEFGDRNNGGYDVEEDGDYEKSSYLTAKIADKFKNVANHFENWSNNFEPAKTSSIRAQMSEDVECPIVQGTPSCRQYDGQDECAATNTRDPSCPKGICCFNGCSHVCFSKSILRPRKTYDRVPGGELNRVSSTGGSCPKPKSFQECNIYERSECWSPGVPDIDCPGSAPCCFDGCRNICMGGSKMDDTRPPSSSSGNNFPEFPNFYSFTSTGGSPEKSSLNFNGQPQIHAPKSTIQIYPVSFMPHDSASQGSYDSSPQDLPLPPSSYPIYENDEQEIDEDDSYDIALNEETHEDERNIPPRRVVHRLSDYYENSGPSFTDQEYIDDNDHREPEVLEEDDGIEDDRIKPVKNFIRFNKGSQKPVIYISNTFHIPSGVNVGEDQVPEGIHIEDFDPTRTTTDERLYYLSNQESDRRMHRYNGVLTPTDQKPNYHRRSGLRGYNQCPKIEARPSCSIEQTPRPKKCFRPNQYDLEYCDSNELCCFDGCNYSCIPNPSYCNKQAGLRRISIEQCSTTKEMGGRCSVDGTCSGEPGKACCFDGCRDICVENEAGHRSNNEPNNEFVSELLSSPDLIKSSLENYFLG from the coding sequence ATGAAGACATCGTGTTTAAGTCTCTGTTTTTTACTCCTTATTATGTTCCACATATGTTTAACCCTCAATCCTAAGTGCCCACATTGTCGAATGAGACGTAATCGAATGACCATAGCCCGACCTAACGAAGGAACGTCCCGAGAGCACGTGCGTCCTTTTGCAAAATCTTTACATCGAAGAAAGAAAAGACTCAATCCCTATCGACGTCAAAGGATTACACCCaaagaagatgaagaagatGGATACGTCATCACAGCTGTGATTTTGGATGAAGAGGATAAAGAAGTAAAACACAAGGAGTTTGGCGATAGAAACAATGGTGGCTATGACGTTGAGGAAGATGGAGACTATGAAAAGTCCTCATACTTAACAGCTAAAATTGcagataaattcaaaaatgtagcAAATCATTTTGAGAATtggtcaaataattttgaacccGCAAAGACATCCTCTATACGGGCACAAATGAGTGAGGACGTTGAGTGTCCAATTGTTCAAGGAACTCCCTCATGCCGTCAGTATGATGGACAAGATGAGTGTGCTGCGACAAATACAAGGGATCCCTCCTGTCCCAAAGGGATTTGTTGTTTTAATGGATGTTCCCATGTATGTTTTTCCAAATCCATTTTGAGACCACGAAAAACGTATGATCGAGTACCAGGAGGAGAGTTGAACAGAGTCTCCTCGACCGGTGGCTCATGTCCAAAGCCCAAAAGCTTCCAAGAATGTAATATATATGAGCGATCCGAATGTTGGAGTCCAGGTGTGCCGGACATAGATTGTCCTGGTAGTGCACCCTGTTGCTTCGACGGATGTCGTAATATTTGCATGGGAGGTTCTAAAATGGATGATACTCGACCCCCTTCAAGTAGTTCGGGTAATAATTTCCCAGAATTTCCTAATTTTTACTCATTTACAAGCACTGGAGGATCTCCTGAAAAATCTTCACTTAACTTTAATGGACAGCCCCAAATCCATGCACCAAAATCCACAATTCAGATTTATCCTGTTTCGTTTATGCCACATGACAGTGCATCTCAAGGTTCTTATGACTCGTCTCCACAAGATCTTCCACTGCCTCCTTCCTCGTATCCCATTTACGAAAATGACGAACAAGAAATCGATGAGGATGATAGCTATGATATAGCGTTGAACGAAGAAACTCACGAGGACGAGAGAAATATTCCACCTCGTAGAGTAGTGCATCGGCTCTCAGACTACTATGAAAACTCCGGGCCCTCTTTTACAGATCAGGAGTATATCGATGATAATGATCATCGTGAGCCTGAAGTCTTGGAAGAAGATGATGGTATAGAAGATGATCGAATTAAGCCTGTCAAGAATTTTATTCGCTTCAATAAGGGATCTCAAAAACCCGTCATTTACATAAGCAACACCTTTCATATCCCTTCAGGAGTAAATGTTGGAGAGGATCAAGTCCCTGAGGGCATTCACATAGAGGACTTTGATCCTACCCGCACTACAACGGACGAACGATTGTATTACTTATCGAACCAGGAATCAGATCGAAGAATGCATCGCTACAACGGCGTGCTCACCCCAACAGATCAGAAACCTAATTATCATCGTAGAAGTGGTCTCCGTGGCTACAATCAATGTCCAAAAATAGAGGCACGTCCCTCCTGTTCTATTGAGCAAACCCCTCGCCCAAAAAAATGCTTCCGTCCCAATCAATACGACCTGGAATACTGTGATTCAAATGAACTCTGTTGCTTTGATGGATGTAATTACTCCTGCATTCCAAATCCATCGTATTGTAACAAACAAGCTGGGCTAAGAAGGATATCCATTGAGCAGTGCTCCACCACTAAAGAGATGGGAGGTCGTTGTAGCGTAGATGGAACGTGTAGTGGTGAGCCAGGGAAGGCCTGTTGTTTTGATGGCTGTCGGGATATTTGCGTTGAGAATGAGGCAGGGCATCGAAGTAATAATGAACCAAACAACGAATTCGTTTCCGAATTACTCTCTTCTCCCGATTTGATCAAATCCAGTTTGGAAAACTACTTTTTAGGATAA
- the Nagk gene encoding N-acetyl-D-glucosamine kinase, whose protein sequence is MYYGGVEGGGTKTSISIYNSEGKEIKRVLDGPSTNFFLLGKEEAVSRLVAVIKECYAKAGLPEDTTLESLGLCLSGGENEKTNNVIKEMIKSHGVAKSVIVKSDTIGPLATIGNEGVVLIAGTGSNCLTASGARCGGWGSFIGDEGGAHWIAQLATRWIFHSEDNFRHKIEPFSKEELRPLKEVIMNYFKIDELSDILTYCYDTYSKSHYAGVTKRIAELAQDTSDPVTKKLFSEAGSSLAYHVLAVEDHVEKNLNILCIGSLWLSWDLLKEGFVGTFSRHSRNIKSIKLLRLVEPSTLGAAYLGALEIGIKLPIDFKKNYDVFFETEL, encoded by the exons ATGTACTATGGGGGCGTTGAAGGCGGTGGAACCAAGACATCTATCTCTATATACAATTCTGAAGGTAAAGAAATTAAACGTGTACTCGATGGTCCAAGTACAAATTTCTTTCTTCTTGGGAAAGAAGAAGCCGTCAGTCGATTAGTAGCAGTAATTAAAGAATGTTACGCTAAAGCGGGGCTCCCTGAGGATACGACCTTAGAATCCCTTGGCCTTTGTCTCTCTGGAGGAGAAAACGAAAAAACGAATAATGTGATAAAG GAAATGATAAAAAGCCATGGAGTAGCTAAATCCGTGATTGTTAAAAGTGATACAATCGGCCCCTTGGCAACAATAGGTAATGAAGGTGTTGTTCTCATTGCTGGAACAGGAAGTAATTGTCTTACAGCATCTGGAGCACGCTGTGGGGGTTGGGGAAGCTTTATAGGAGACGAAGGAGGTGCACATTGGATTGCTCAATTAGCAACAAGATGGATTTTTCATTCTGAAGATAATTTTAGACACAAGATAGAGCCCTTCTCTAAAGAAGAGCTTCGCCCTCTCAAAGAAGTCatcatgaattattttaaaatagacgAACTGTCAGACATTTTGACGTATTGCTATGACACATACTCTAAAAGCCATTATGCCGGTGTTACAAAAAGGATCGCCGAGTTGGCGCAGGACACCTCTGATCCtgttactaaaaaattattttctgaggCGGGTTCCTCCTTGGCATATCATGTATTAGCAGTTGAAGATCATGTTGAAAAGAATTTGAATATACTTTGTATTGGATCTCTTTGGTTATCCTGGGatcttttaaaagaaggattCGTTGGAACTTTTTCAAGGCATTCAAGGAACATTAAAAGTATTAAACTCCTTCGGTTGGTGGAGCCCAGTACTCTTGGAGCAGCGTATCTTGGTGCATTAGAGATTGGAATTAAGCTTCCCATCGATTTCAAAAAgaattatgatgtattttttgaaacagagttgtga
- the Jwa gene encoding PRA1 family protein 3 has translation MNMEKFREELGEPSPLRSFDDFSSSNRFQSPDWNNSERLANRVLSNLIYYQTNYFCLMAVVFLSFFLSNPHAIIITVILIGVIGALALKATPTNSKIIMSVGFVFIGVIYFREVLWFALSLGVPFAAVIIHSSMRKRNIKNKAENLKEVLGVKKKNPMSFILKQIGFTHEFIFS, from the exons atgaatatggaGAAATTTCGTGAGGAGTTGGGTGAACCAAGTCCTCTTCGTTCCTTTGATGACTTTAGCTCATCCAATCGATTTCAATCCCCGGATTGGAACAACTCAGAGAGACTTGCAAATCGCGTGTtgagtaatttgatttattatcaa ACAAATTACTTTTGTCTCATGGCCGTTGTATTTCTCTCATTCTTTCTCTCGAATCCACATGCCATCATCATCACTGTTATTCTCATTGGTGTTATCGGAGCCCTTGCTCTCAAAGCGACGCCCACGAACAGTAAAATTATCATGTCTGTTGGATTTGTCTTTATAGGCGTCATCTATTTCCGAGAGGTTCTTTGGTTTGCACTCAGTTTGGGTGTCCCCTTTGCAGCTGTCATCATACATTCTTCCATGAGAAAGAGGAACATCAAGAATAAAGCAGAAAATCTCAAAGAAGTCCTGGGTGTTAAGAAAAAGAATCCAATGAGcttcattttaaaacaaataggATTCACTCATGAATTTATCTTTTCATGA